Below is a window of Anabas testudineus chromosome 10, fAnaTes1.2, whole genome shotgun sequence DNA.
TCAGAAAAGAAGAGACAATAAAATAGCACAAACACCTCtagacaaaaaaagaagaatactAGACATAGATAATGACGTCACACTGTACAATATAAAAGTGGGTATGCCCAACATAAAATGTGCCAGAATAATGGCAGTTTGAAGCCCATGGCAGTGAACCCAAAACATTCTGGCCCAGAGTCCTGTGTGACAGATAAAACACTCCTCAGAACAAGGTAAGTTGGCTGGTTCAGGATTTCTTGACAGGGTAGGTGGGTGGCAGGAGTCGGTGAGAGTTGGCACGCACCCACGGGTGGTCGATGACACTCTGTAGTGAGAGGCGATCAATGGGGCTGTGGCGAAGCAGCTTGGAGATCAGGTCACGTGCACCGTCTGAGACGCATCTGGGGAACTGCAGATCCACCTGCAAACATCAAGATGGTTATTTACTCTTTGAATCTGTACAATAACTCAGTTATTGTCACAGTCATATTCAATAAAAGACAATAACTTGGTTTACAAAACAGCAGTACATGTTGCATTTTGCAAAACCGACCTTTGTAAttcttttgtatgtttctgAATGGCTGGCAGTTTCAAAAGGTGGGTTTCCAACTAAGCATTCATAGCACAGGACCCCGATGCACCACAGGTCCACCTTCTCGCTGTGGGTGTGTCCTTCAATCATCTCTGGAGGGAGGTAGTCCAGTGTTCCACACATAGTGCGACGTctaaataatgttattttaaataaaaaaaataaaaaagttgagTTGAGTAGGGTTGGCAGAGTTGCAGCAACATGAAGAGTTATGCTTCAGTACACAGCAGGACAGACCTACGTCTAACAGGGCACAGTGATGAGCCAACCATGTGTTTCCTCACCTTAGAGAAGGCGCATGGACAGACCAACCAAAATCAGCAATTTTCAGCTCTCCTCTGTAGCCCAACAGCAGATTCTCTGGTTTGATGTCACGATGAATCACTTTCTTCTCGTGGCAGTACAATAAAGCATCAGATATCTCCTCCATGTACTGTAGAGAGGTTAACAGTTAGCACCAAATAACAGctacattttaatacaaaacacagGCAGGGTGTAAGATAACCAACTCCAGTGGGAATACTGCGCATGAGATGGCTTGGATTTGTAAAATACCAATTACTAAACATAGTTTAGCTCTTACTGTGGCAGTACGCTGGTCATCAAATCTTCCACATCTCTGTAGTTCCTTGTACATTTCACCACGTGGGGCGTACTCAAGCACCAAGAACACTCTCTTGCGGTCATGAAAATAATTGTAGAAGCGTAGGATGTTGGGGTGcctgagataaaaaaaagtaaagaatagTTTGAGGTATGCTGTTGTTGACAGGAACCaagcaaaaaacaacagcatagGTAGCAGCTTGTGAAGCACCTCTTTTCTGAACTTTATATTAGCTTAATAGATAAACGGAATAAAAGCAGACAGTAGAACATCCCTAGCCTCAGGAAATGTATGTACGTAGGAATATTTTGTCTCTATGGTAGTAGTAGCCTTATTGATGAGAAAAGGAAAGTAACTTGGCATGGGTTACTTTGCATGGTGATTATAAATGTAGCATCACTCTTAAAACAAAGTTTCCTTTTACAAAAAGGTGTGATAATTCAAATACTTCAAATAATGTGGTGGGTTTTAATTTGTGTCAATTACTGTGATCATATGAgagatttaaataaatcagcaaCATATAATATTCTTCAGCATCTCTGTGCCAGAAACAGC
It encodes the following:
- the aurkb gene encoding aurora kinase B — protein: MQNKENYEPRGFLRPFATPSMMAGPQRVQVKPRAETDKNAITGPGRECVASSTSASKKITIDDFDIGRPLGKGKFGNVYLARVKKLQAIVALKVLFKSQMEKEGVEHQLRREIEIQAHLKHPNILRFYNYFHDRKRVFLVLEYAPRGEMYKELQRCGRFDDQRTATYMEEISDALLYCHEKKVIHRDIKPENLLLGYRGELKIADFGWSVHAPSLRRRTMCGTLDYLPPEMIEGHTHSEKVDLWCIGVLCYECLVGNPPFETASHSETYKRITKVDLQFPRCVSDGARDLISKLLRHSPIDRLSLQSVIDHPWVRANSHRLLPPTYPVKKS